The proteins below are encoded in one region of Arthrobacter sp. CJ23:
- a CDS encoding SHOCT domain-containing protein: MMWGYGMDMGWMWLWGLFALIGIALLVVLAVRLFSGGGYGAGGPQGPGGQPPFRSGARQILDERFAKGELTAEEYRERLRVLGEGP, encoded by the coding sequence ATGATGTGGGGTTACGGGATGGACATGGGCTGGATGTGGCTTTGGGGCCTTTTCGCGCTCATTGGGATCGCGTTACTGGTGGTCCTCGCGGTCCGGTTGTTCAGCGGAGGTGGATATGGCGCCGGAGGCCCTCAGGGACCGGGCGGCCAGCCTCCGTTCAGAAGCGGGGCGCGGCAGATCCTCGATGAACGCTTCGCGAAGGGAGAGCTGACCGCGGAGGAGTACCGCGAACGGCTCAGGGTGCTCGGTGAGGGTCCCTAG
- a CDS encoding multicopper oxidase family protein: MQPVSRRTALLLGGLGLAGMAAGGTGLFLTLTSRPTLAVGDELTQPSILQSSDGRLEVRLEAGPGRVKLAGQPASALAYNGEIPGPTLRVRPGDVLKVSLVNNLGGPTNLHMHGLHVSPQGNGDNVFVRVGPGSTFDYEYRLPADHPPGVYWYHPHRHGLVADQIFAGLFGAIIVEDPAAIEVSRERVLVVSDTTLDALGDIQPTSGMDRMAGRQGQLLLVNGQLNPRLEARPGERERWRIINACVTRYLRLGLDGQHLELLGMDSGRLRQRLEVKELLLTPGNRADLLVNTATGDSVLRTTYYDRGAMPGMMGRGGAGAVRTEDRNGAPLVTLRVVGDSGRPLPSLAAGAAPVDLRSSAVAARRQLTLGIGTGMAMGMMGFTIDGRQFNDARTDTIVAAGSVEEWTLVNTSPMDHPFHLHVWPMQIIEENGQAVDSVRRQDVVNLPANGRVKVRVAFDDFTGRSVYHCHILDHEDLGMMGVIEVR; the protein is encoded by the coding sequence GTGCAGCCCGTCAGTCGTCGCACGGCGCTGCTCCTGGGCGGCTTGGGCCTGGCCGGCATGGCCGCGGGCGGGACGGGGCTCTTCTTGACGCTGACATCCCGGCCGACCCTCGCCGTCGGAGACGAACTGACCCAGCCATCCATTCTGCAGAGCTCGGATGGCCGGCTGGAGGTCCGGCTTGAGGCCGGGCCAGGCAGGGTTAAGCTTGCAGGGCAGCCGGCGTCAGCCCTTGCGTACAACGGGGAAATTCCTGGTCCGACGCTTCGAGTCCGCCCTGGCGACGTCTTGAAAGTCAGCCTCGTCAACAACCTCGGCGGGCCGACAAACCTGCACATGCACGGGCTGCATGTCTCTCCCCAGGGCAACGGCGACAATGTCTTCGTCAGGGTCGGCCCCGGGTCCACCTTCGACTACGAGTACAGGCTTCCTGCCGACCACCCGCCGGGCGTGTACTGGTACCACCCCCACCGTCACGGCCTGGTCGCGGATCAGATTTTCGCCGGCCTCTTCGGGGCGATCATCGTAGAGGATCCCGCGGCCATTGAGGTGAGCCGGGAACGGGTCCTGGTGGTTTCCGATACCACCCTGGACGCGCTGGGCGACATCCAGCCGACTTCGGGGATGGACCGGATGGCCGGCCGCCAAGGCCAACTCCTCCTGGTCAACGGCCAGCTCAACCCCCGGCTGGAGGCCCGTCCTGGGGAGCGCGAACGGTGGCGGATCATCAACGCGTGCGTGACCCGCTATCTCCGCCTGGGCCTTGACGGCCAACACCTTGAGCTCCTGGGTATGGACTCGGGCCGCCTTCGACAGCGGCTCGAGGTGAAGGAACTGCTGCTGACGCCGGGCAACCGGGCGGACCTGCTGGTCAATACGGCCACCGGCGACTCTGTTCTGCGCACGACATACTACGACAGGGGTGCCATGCCGGGAATGATGGGCCGGGGCGGAGCCGGGGCGGTGCGCACGGAGGACCGGAACGGCGCCCCTTTGGTGACACTGCGTGTGGTTGGCGATTCGGGTAGACCTTTGCCGTCCTTGGCTGCGGGGGCCGCGCCTGTGGATCTGAGGTCCTCCGCCGTGGCAGCCCGCCGGCAGCTGACTCTGGGAATCGGGACCGGCATGGCCATGGGCATGATGGGTTTCACCATCGACGGCAGGCAGTTCAACGACGCCAGGACGGACACAATTGTTGCGGCGGGCAGCGTCGAGGAGTGGACACTGGTCAACACCAGCCCCATGGACCACCCCTTCCACCTACATGTCTGGCCGATGCAGATCATCGAGGAAAACGGTCAGGCCGTCGACTCCGTGCGCCGGCAGGACGTGGTGAACCTGCCGGCGAACGGGCGGGTGAAGGTCCGGGTGGCTTTCGATGACTTCACGGGCCGTTCCGTGTACCACTGCCACATCCTTGATCACGAGGACCTGGGAATGATGGGCGTCATCGAAGTCCGGTAA
- a CDS encoding Hsp20/alpha crystallin family protein, whose amino-acid sequence MRGNAGAHQGHLQGPGHACGDSGPVIGAGVGGQDGGPFGAVPGEGSASAGRACGRGRPPAIRAERRETSEQKEEGSYPSEFRYGSMFRSILLPQGVKVEDISASFKDGVLEVRAPMPEGGTEAAKQKIQISRS is encoded by the coding sequence GTGCGTGGGAACGCGGGAGCTCACCAGGGCCATCTTCAGGGGCCGGGTCACGCCTGCGGGGATTCCGGCCCAGTCATTGGTGCGGGCGTAGGAGGCCAGGACGGTGGCCCATTCGGCGCGGTTCCAGGCGAAGGTTCCGCGTCGGCCGGTCGTGCCTGCGGTCGCGGCCGCCCACCAGCGATCCGTGCCGAGCGCAGGGAGACGAGCGAACAGAAGGAGGAGGGCAGCTACCCCTCGGAATTCCGTTATGGATCCATGTTCCGGAGCATCCTGCTGCCCCAGGGCGTGAAAGTGGAAGACATCAGCGCCAGCTTCAAGGACGGCGTCCTTGAAGTGAGAGCGCCCATGCCGGAAGGCGGAACTGAAGCGGCAAAGCAGAAAATCCAGATATCCCGCAGCTAA
- a CDS encoding pyridoxamine 5'-phosphate oxidase family protein, producing MVDKNAVPEAEELDAEECWKLLRETGVGRLGVIADGRPDIFPVNYKVDGNSVVFLTGTGTKTRAIEEDAAVALEADAVSAEFGMAWSVIVKGKAIGNSSTEQTLDAVSRALFPWQGAGKDLLFRIVPDSVTGRRYTVTTDMRWRVGVDDASRAGME from the coding sequence ATGGTTGACAAGAACGCAGTACCGGAGGCGGAAGAACTCGACGCCGAGGAATGCTGGAAACTTCTTCGGGAAACCGGTGTTGGGCGGCTGGGGGTCATCGCTGATGGCCGGCCCGACATCTTCCCGGTGAACTACAAGGTGGATGGCAACTCAGTTGTCTTCCTTACCGGGACGGGTACCAAGACCCGAGCCATCGAAGAGGATGCCGCCGTCGCGCTGGAGGCTGACGCGGTGAGTGCCGAATTCGGGATGGCATGGAGCGTCATTGTCAAGGGGAAGGCAATCGGCAATTCATCGACGGAACAGACCCTCGATGCAGTAAGCCGCGCCCTTTTCCCCTGGCAAGGGGCCGGGAAGGACCTGCTCTTCAGGATTGTTCCCGATTCAGTGACGGGACGCAGGTACACGGTCACAACGGACATGCGGTGGAGAGTCGGCGTGGACGACGCGAGCCGTGCGGGGATGGAATAG
- a CDS encoding alcohol dehydrogenase catalytic domain-containing protein: MRAWGVASLGPIAARPQVQGTRQKPQPKAGELLLRVNVCGICRTDLHLAEGDLPPRRANVVPGHEAVGTRFTDEQAAPLLCSGIIGYRALKRSSLPPGGRLGIYGFGASGLLPTLPPRSPCIRVPRSLS, from the coding sequence ATGCGGGCATGGGGGGTAGCAAGCCTGGGACCGATCGCGGCTCGGCCCCAGGTGCAGGGGACACGGCAGAAGCCCCAGCCGAAAGCGGGCGAGCTGTTGCTCCGCGTCAATGTTTGCGGCATCTGCCGGACCGACCTTCATTTGGCAGAAGGGGATTTGCCGCCCCGCCGCGCCAACGTCGTTCCAGGCCATGAGGCCGTGGGAACCCGGTTCACTGATGAACAGGCGGCTCCCCTTCTGTGTTCGGGAATCATCGGTTACCGGGCCCTGAAACGGTCTTCACTGCCTCCCGGCGGGCGCCTGGGCATCTACGGCTTCGGGGCTTCGGGGCTTCTGCCCACCTTACCGCCCAGATCGCCATGTATCAGGGTGCCTCGGTCTTTGTCATGA
- a CDS encoding universal stress protein, which produces MKQILVGIDGSAPGSAAADWAAERARDFGLQLNLVHAVPEPWAFREDALHKRAMAQAMDLLGGEEARLRALFPSLRVVGALSVGEPAESMRTLSAEAGMVVVGTDRRPDSHGEGFGSVSFQIAIISHCPVAVIPAPSTREASGVVVGVDGSSDSGLAVDYAAREAFRMGQELTLVHACGGDAPASSGPRPDGLDADSKNDGQLLLSAAAAGLSGRYPGLVVNEVLDPRRAPAEALVDAGSAAKLLVIGCKGRGGQHLLVGSVAQSVLLDVRCPTLLTRPA; this is translated from the coding sequence ATGAAGCAGATTCTGGTCGGCATTGACGGTTCCGCACCAGGCAGCGCCGCCGCTGATTGGGCGGCCGAACGTGCACGGGACTTCGGTCTTCAACTTAACCTTGTCCATGCGGTTCCCGAGCCGTGGGCCTTCCGGGAAGACGCCCTTCACAAGAGGGCGATGGCGCAGGCCATGGACCTGCTTGGCGGGGAGGAAGCGCGCCTACGTGCCCTGTTTCCGTCTCTGCGCGTGGTCGGGGCCCTCAGCGTAGGGGAGCCTGCGGAGAGCATGCGCACGCTCTCCGCGGAGGCGGGCATGGTCGTCGTCGGAACAGACCGGCGACCCGACAGCCATGGCGAGGGGTTCGGGTCCGTGAGTTTTCAGATCGCAATCATCAGCCATTGCCCCGTGGCTGTCATTCCGGCCCCGTCGACACGGGAAGCTTCGGGGGTGGTAGTGGGTGTAGACGGTTCCAGCGATTCCGGGCTGGCCGTGGACTACGCCGCCCGGGAGGCGTTTCGGATGGGGCAGGAATTGACGCTCGTGCATGCCTGCGGGGGTGATGCTCCTGCGTCCAGTGGCCCGCGCCCGGACGGCCTGGATGCAGACTCAAAGAACGACGGACAGTTGCTCTTGTCGGCAGCCGCGGCAGGGCTCTCCGGGAGGTACCCCGGGCTGGTGGTGAACGAAGTCCTGGACCCGCGGCGGGCCCCGGCCGAGGCGCTGGTCGATGCCGGATCCGCAGCGAAGCTTCTGGTCATAGGGTGCAAGGGACGGGGCGGGCAACACCTCCTGGTCGGGTCCGTGGCCCAGTCGGTGCTGCTGGACGTCCGGTGCCCGACGCTTCTGACACGGCCCGCGTGA
- a CDS encoding pyridoxamine 5'-phosphate oxidase family protein: MIFRTYSPIDQTCRLSAMDGSETAPETEALSVHDCWKYLRSTSTCRLAVISGGNPEIFPVNYVPNYGTVIFRTGPGTKLDAVLSGGLVALEADGFNTYGTIAWSVVIKGFPEVVSGPDNIQEAVEAGLSPWEPGSKDHLVRITPTDLSGRRFVIGPPSQWWPPLDPPSPGQGTDG, from the coding sequence ATGATCTTCAGGACCTACTCCCCCATCGACCAAACGTGTAGGCTCAGCGCCATGGATGGTTCGGAGACAGCCCCGGAGACGGAAGCCCTCAGCGTTCATGACTGTTGGAAGTACCTCCGGTCGACGTCCACGTGCAGGCTTGCGGTGATCAGCGGCGGAAATCCGGAGATCTTCCCCGTGAACTATGTGCCTAACTACGGAACAGTGATATTCCGGACCGGTCCGGGAACCAAGCTGGATGCAGTGCTTTCCGGGGGCTTGGTCGCGCTGGAGGCGGACGGCTTCAATACCTACGGCACGATCGCGTGGAGCGTCGTGATCAAGGGATTTCCTGAGGTTGTTTCGGGCCCTGACAACATTCAGGAAGCGGTCGAGGCCGGTCTTTCGCCCTGGGAACCAGGATCCAAGGATCACCTGGTGCGGATCACCCCCACGGACCTCAGCGGCCGGCGCTTCGTCATCGGCCCACCCTCCCAATGGTGGCCGCCGCTCGATCCCCCCTCCCCAGGACAGGGAACCGACGGTTAA
- a CDS encoding pyridoxamine 5'-phosphate oxidase family protein, which yields MESDERPGTMLSADESWKVLKRLQHGRLAICVAGEPDIYPINFLAHEGVLLIRTNPGTKLAGLTVNDKVAFEVDDVVDDEAWSVVVSGTARVIESQTEIDEADKLPLRPWIPTRKYTYVEITPVRVHGRHFELGEEPERH from the coding sequence ATGGAAAGTGACGAACGCCCAGGAACCATGCTGTCCGCGGACGAATCGTGGAAGGTGCTCAAGCGCCTCCAGCATGGTCGCCTTGCCATCTGTGTTGCAGGTGAGCCTGACATTTATCCCATCAACTTCCTGGCCCACGAGGGGGTCCTGCTCATCCGCACGAATCCGGGCACTAAGCTGGCCGGTCTGACGGTGAATGACAAGGTGGCCTTCGAAGTGGACGATGTGGTTGATGACGAGGCCTGGAGCGTGGTGGTCAGCGGCACGGCGAGAGTGATCGAATCACAGACGGAGATAGATGAGGCGGACAAGCTGCCTCTGCGGCCGTGGATCCCGACACGCAAATACACCTATGTCGAGATCACCCCTGTCCGCGTCCACGGTCGGCATTTTGAACTCGGCGAGGAACCGGAGCGGCACTGA
- a CDS encoding alcohol dehydrogenase catalytic domain-containing protein, which produces MIRPTHAILHIDTTTICGTDLHVLNGNVPAVQEGRVLGHEGVGTVTM; this is translated from the coding sequence ATCATCCGCCCCACACACGCCATCCTCCACATCGACACCACCACGATTTGCGGCACCGACCTGCACGTCCTCAACGGCAACGTACCAGCCGTCCAGGAAGGGCGTGTCCTCGGGCACGAGGGCGTCGGAACAGTCACCATGTAG
- a CDS encoding pyridoxamine 5'-phosphate oxidase family protein has product MNHEAADHIERLSPDECWDLLGRTSVGRLAVIVDHHPEIFPVNYVLDQGSIVFRTGVGTKFWATMTDPCALEIDGYSASSGKAWSVVVRGQTRLFLDQHERAAVDALNLDPWQPGSKSHYLRLDLDTVTGRRFKTTRPDIWNTPVTDPRTDIFH; this is encoded by the coding sequence ATGAACCACGAAGCAGCGGACCACATCGAACGCCTCAGCCCTGACGAGTGCTGGGACCTGCTCGGACGCACCAGTGTGGGCAGGCTCGCCGTGATCGTCGATCACCACCCCGAGATCTTCCCGGTGAACTATGTCCTGGACCAGGGCAGCATCGTCTTCCGGACCGGCGTCGGGACGAAATTCTGGGCCACGATGACGGACCCCTGCGCGCTCGAAATCGACGGCTACAGCGCCAGCTCCGGGAAGGCCTGGAGCGTCGTCGTCCGCGGCCAGACCCGCCTCTTTCTGGACCAGCACGAAAGGGCAGCCGTCGACGCCCTGAACCTGGATCCCTGGCAGCCCGGCAGCAAGAGCCACTACCTGCGCCTGGACCTGGACACTGTCACCGGACGACGCTTCAAGACAACACGGCCCGACATCTGGAACACTCCAGTCACGGATCCCCGAACAGATATCTTCCACTGA
- a CDS encoding pyridoxamine 5'-phosphate oxidase family protein: MTNTPPLPEPEVLEAHQCWELLRGASVGRLAIWVKDHPDIFPINYKVDHGTLVFRTGEGTKLHSALGETPVAMEADGVNADTGVAWSVVVKGQATAVTLTQEVLDTVGLLLFPWQAGYKDHFIRIIPTSITGRRFTVTPPLTWWSPLDDATRAGLE, encoded by the coding sequence ATGACGAACACACCACCACTGCCAGAGCCTGAAGTCCTGGAAGCCCATCAATGCTGGGAACTCCTGCGCGGCGCATCGGTAGGGCGCCTGGCCATCTGGGTGAAGGACCACCCCGACATTTTTCCGATCAACTACAAGGTCGACCACGGAACGCTCGTGTTCCGCACCGGGGAGGGCACCAAGCTCCACTCAGCACTGGGAGAAACTCCGGTCGCCATGGAAGCCGACGGGGTCAACGCCGACACGGGGGTCGCCTGGAGCGTGGTCGTGAAAGGACAGGCAACCGCTGTCACCCTCACCCAGGAGGTCCTGGATACCGTCGGGCTGCTGCTCTTTCCCTGGCAAGCCGGCTACAAAGACCACTTCATCCGCATCATCCCGACCTCCATCACCGGGCGCCGCTTCACCGTGACCCCTCCCCTGACCTGGTGGAGCCCGCTGGACGACGCAACGCGCGCAGGACTTGAATAG
- a CDS encoding GAF domain-containing sensor histidine kinase: MNNSSPVPEGSGGVPVAGVRIEELLKDFLARAGELLHAQEHMRGLLEAVVAVAEDLSLEAVLDRVVNSACRLLHARYGALGVVGDGKSLSHFITVGIDDDLAHRIGPLPTGHGVLGLLITEPAPLRLHDLSQHPNAHGFPEHHPPMKSFLGVPIRVRDVVFGNLYLTEKEGGEDFTPEDEDLAVALAAAAGVAIENARLYEDARRRASWLEACMDVTGRVLGDEQGVGPEQVALDVVADRALKESAAQLALILVPDSGVGSYSVAGAAGEDAADFMGRTLPMDSARIRAVADTGTPASVDEAAAVLGAVDGLSLGRLLAIDMSAQGAHHGLLILVRAPGKGPFPRTDVDMGAVFGSHVALALELDRIHRLREQLVVFTDRDRIARDLHDVVIQRLFAAGLSIQSLRRFTTGESALSRIDAVTQELDETIRDLRNTIYSLSADSSGPELLSSRILQTVRNVSRALPFAPHLALTGQIDSITDDTTTKHLLAVISEALSNAARHSGAQAIEVSVAVTDGTLILTVEDNGRGFTDPPRGNGLANMEHRATELSGSWTITSTPGQGTKLVWSVPAH; encoded by the coding sequence ATGAACAATTCGAGTCCCGTCCCGGAGGGTAGCGGTGGCGTGCCGGTTGCCGGCGTCAGGATCGAAGAACTTCTGAAGGACTTCCTGGCCAGGGCCGGGGAGCTGCTGCACGCCCAGGAACACATGCGGGGGCTGCTGGAAGCAGTCGTCGCCGTTGCCGAGGACCTCAGCCTTGAAGCGGTCTTGGACCGGGTGGTCAACTCGGCGTGCCGGTTGCTCCATGCCCGTTACGGTGCGTTGGGTGTGGTCGGGGACGGCAAGTCCTTGAGCCACTTCATAACCGTAGGAATCGATGACGACCTTGCCCATCGGATCGGGCCGTTGCCGACGGGGCATGGCGTCCTGGGACTGCTGATCACCGAACCCGCCCCCTTGCGCCTTCACGATCTGAGCCAGCACCCCAATGCCCACGGTTTTCCGGAACATCATCCGCCGATGAAGTCCTTCCTTGGCGTCCCCATACGCGTGCGTGATGTTGTCTTCGGCAATCTCTACCTGACGGAGAAAGAGGGCGGGGAAGACTTCACCCCGGAAGACGAAGACCTTGCCGTTGCCTTGGCCGCCGCGGCCGGGGTGGCCATCGAGAATGCACGGCTGTATGAGGACGCGCGGCGCCGGGCCTCCTGGTTGGAGGCCTGCATGGACGTGACCGGGCGGGTGCTCGGCGATGAACAGGGGGTCGGGCCGGAGCAGGTGGCGCTCGACGTCGTCGCGGACAGGGCGCTGAAGGAATCCGCCGCGCAGCTGGCATTGATCCTGGTCCCCGACAGCGGGGTGGGTTCGTACAGCGTGGCAGGCGCTGCCGGCGAGGACGCGGCGGACTTCATGGGGCGGACCCTGCCGATGGATTCCGCCCGCATCCGGGCAGTGGCTGACACCGGAACTCCCGCTTCGGTAGATGAAGCGGCAGCGGTCCTCGGCGCAGTTGACGGGCTGTCCCTGGGACGGCTCCTAGCCATTGATATGAGCGCCCAGGGCGCCCACCATGGGCTCCTGATCCTGGTCCGGGCGCCTGGGAAGGGGCCTTTCCCGAGGACGGATGTTGACATGGGGGCCGTCTTCGGCTCGCATGTGGCGCTGGCGTTGGAGCTGGACCGGATCCACAGGCTCCGCGAACAATTGGTGGTCTTCACCGACCGGGACCGGATAGCGCGGGACCTGCACGACGTCGTCATCCAACGGCTCTTCGCCGCGGGACTGAGCATCCAAAGCCTGCGCCGTTTCACCACCGGCGAATCCGCACTGTCCAGAATCGACGCAGTTACTCAGGAACTGGACGAGACGATCAGGGACCTTCGGAACACCATCTATTCCCTGAGCGCCGATTCGTCCGGGCCCGAACTGCTCAGCAGCCGGATCCTCCAAACGGTCCGCAATGTCTCCCGGGCCCTCCCGTTCGCCCCGCATCTGGCACTCACAGGCCAAATCGATTCGATAACCGACGACACCACGACGAAGCATCTTCTGGCGGTGATATCGGAAGCCTTGAGCAACGCTGCGCGGCACTCCGGGGCGCAGGCTATCGAGGTGTCGGTCGCCGTCACGGACGGCACACTGATCCTCACGGTCGAAGACAACGGGCGGGGATTCACCGACCCTCCGCGAGGAAACGGCTTGGCCAACATGGAACACCGGGCCACCGAGCTGAGTGGCTCCTGGACCATCACCAGCACGCCAGGGCAAGGCACGAAGCTGGTGTGGTCGGTTCCGGCCCACTGA
- a CDS encoding response regulator transcription factor translates to MDQQTAPFRTDPDPAIRVFVLDDHELVRRGLQELLESEGFVVVGMSGSAEEATRRIPALRPDVAVLDARLPDGTGIEVCRDVRSIDPTLNCLILTSYDDEQALRGAVLAGAAGYVLKEIGGTDLLGALRRAARGESLFDAGLKARIVQGLTEPKKPDPRVASLTPQERRVLDLVGEGLTNRQIGEQMLLAEKTVKNYVSSMLAKLGFERRTQAAVYMAHGPEPDSR, encoded by the coding sequence GTGGATCAGCAAACAGCACCGTTCCGCACCGATCCGGACCCGGCAATCCGTGTCTTCGTCCTCGACGACCACGAGTTGGTCCGCCGGGGCCTGCAGGAACTCTTGGAGAGCGAAGGCTTTGTGGTGGTCGGCATGTCAGGTTCGGCGGAGGAAGCCACACGCCGCATTCCCGCCCTGCGGCCGGACGTCGCGGTCCTGGACGCGAGGCTGCCGGACGGCACCGGGATCGAAGTCTGCCGGGATGTGCGCTCCATTGATCCGACGCTGAATTGCCTGATTCTGACCAGCTACGACGACGAACAGGCCCTGCGCGGCGCTGTCTTGGCCGGCGCCGCCGGGTATGTCCTGAAGGAAATCGGCGGAACCGATCTCTTGGGCGCCCTGCGCCGGGCTGCCCGCGGGGAATCGTTGTTTGACGCCGGGCTGAAAGCCAGGATTGTCCAGGGCCTCACCGAACCGAAGAAGCCGGACCCGAGGGTCGCCTCGCTGACACCGCAGGAGCGGCGTGTCCTGGACCTCGTTGGGGAGGGCCTGACGAACCGGCAGATCGGCGAGCAGATGCTTCTGGCGGAGAAGACTGTGAAGAACTACGTGTCCTCGATGTTGGCCAAGCTCGGATTCGAGCGGCGCACCCAGGCGGCAGTCTACATGGCCCACGGCCCGGAGCCGGACTCTCGTTGA
- a CDS encoding universal stress protein, with protein sequence MATSAQRGKIIVGVDGSAASVEALRQAQRLAVPLGANVEAWACWDFPAGFGAYEAMGVEGFAHEAAESLQLAVAAVFGPHLPRNVHTKLVRGTPRPTLIGASNQASMLVVGRRGHGGFGALLLGSVSTACVAYAHCPVLVVTAPEPARNQEPRPAHASAGIPKTTPEGARSQ encoded by the coding sequence ATGGCCACGAGTGCCCAGCGGGGCAAGATCATTGTCGGCGTCGATGGCTCCGCCGCGTCCGTGGAGGCCTTGCGCCAGGCCCAGCGACTTGCCGTGCCCCTGGGTGCCAATGTCGAGGCCTGGGCCTGCTGGGACTTCCCGGCAGGGTTTGGTGCCTATGAAGCGATGGGTGTCGAGGGATTCGCTCACGAAGCGGCCGAGAGCCTCCAGCTCGCCGTGGCGGCCGTGTTCGGCCCCCACCTGCCACGGAACGTCCACACCAAGCTTGTGCGCGGAACCCCCCGCCCGACACTGATTGGCGCCAGCAACCAGGCCTCCATGCTGGTGGTTGGACGGCGCGGGCACGGCGGTTTCGGTGCCCTGCTGCTCGGTTCCGTCAGCACCGCGTGTGTCGCGTATGCTCACTGCCCCGTCCTCGTCGTCACTGCACCAGAACCGGCCAGGAACCAAGAGCCCCGCCCCGCACACGCCTCGGCGGGCATCCCGAAAACAACCCCCGAAGGAGCAAGATCCCAATGA
- a CDS encoding SPW repeat protein, with protein sequence MKKWTRWQDWTVIAAGAYAALSVLWTAQAGSSTALMVTLGALLIVGGATNLAWPGLPAAEWAQAVIAVALLLAPWVGGFASSMGAAWSAWIPGAVALIVTALAIKPSTEEYRHHHVMPAP encoded by the coding sequence ATGAAGAAATGGACACGCTGGCAGGACTGGACAGTCATCGCCGCCGGCGCGTACGCGGCCTTGTCAGTGCTGTGGACCGCCCAGGCAGGGTCGTCAACGGCGCTCATGGTGACCCTTGGCGCTTTGCTGATCGTTGGCGGAGCAACGAACCTGGCCTGGCCCGGGCTGCCGGCTGCTGAATGGGCCCAGGCCGTGATCGCCGTGGCTCTCCTCTTGGCGCCTTGGGTGGGAGGCTTCGCCTCCTCCATGGGTGCCGCGTGGAGCGCCTGGATCCCGGGCGCCGTCGCCCTGATCGTTACTGCCCTGGCGATCAAACCCAGCACCGAGGAATACCGTCACCACCACGTCATGCCGGCTCCATAG